A DNA window from Ornithodoros turicata isolate Travis chromosome 10, ASM3712646v1, whole genome shotgun sequence contains the following coding sequences:
- the LOC135369948 gene encoding calmodulin-A-like has protein sequence MNRRNSTVPLSKFFTSDQITEIQRAFSLFDRNGDGVISKNELEIVLRALGERPTPVEMVRIVRQIDRNRNGSIDFQEFLSFMGRKMSAQLSSPTDIIKAFKVFDPEGTGYLTRKELMRILTEVGEGMKQEDANKVMSEIEGDSHGRIDYKKLVHRLMSDGEQVKG, from the exons atgaacCGAAGGAACAGCACTGTTCCGCTGTCCAAGTTCTTTACATCTGACCAGATCACCGAAATTCAACGAGCATTCTCCCTCTTCGACCGTAATGGTGATGGTGTCATCTCGAAAAACGAGCTGGAAATCGTCCTCAGAGCCCTGGGTGAGCGGCCGACACCTGTGGAGATGGTGAGAATCGTGCGGCAGATCGACCGCAACCGCAATGGCAGCATTGACTTTCAAGAGTTTCTCAGCTTCATGGGCAGGAAGATGTCTGCGCAGTTGAGTTCACCCACCGACATTATCAAGGCCTTCAAAGTGTTTGATCCTGAGGGAACTGGATATCTTACGAGAAAGGAGCTCATGAGAATTCTTACCGAG GTCGGCGAAGGCATGAAACAAGAAGACGCTAACAAAGTCATGAGCGAGATCGAAGGAGACAGCCACGGCAGGATAGACTACAAGAAACTGGTGCACAGATTAATGTCTGATGGAGAACAGGTCAAGGGATAG